In Puntigrus tetrazona isolate hp1 chromosome 18, ASM1883169v1, whole genome shotgun sequence, one genomic interval encodes:
- the fkbp4 gene encoding peptidyl-prolyl cis-trans isomerase FKBP4 isoform X1 — MTAEEVVSEGCSIPVEGEDITPKKDGGVLKMVKKEGTGTELPMTGDKVFVHYVGTLLDGTQFDSSRDRGEKFSFELGKGQVIKAWDIGVATMKVGEICQLICKPEYAYGAAGSPPKIPPNATLVFQVELFEFHGEDITDEEDGGIIRRIITKGEGYTKPNESASVEVWLEGSHEERVFDERELKFEVGEGESLGLPPGVEKALQSMEQGEEALFTIKPKYGFGTAGSDKFNIPPNATLQYKIKLKAFEKAKESWEMNTVEKLEQSAIDKEKGTQYFKEGKYKQASMQYKRIVSWLEHESSLQPEDEEKAKALRLAAHLNLAMCYLKLQEPNPAVENCDKALELDANNEKALFRRGEALVGMKEFDRARADFQRVSQLYPANKAAKSQIVLCQKHIKEQHEKDKRLYANMFQKFAERDAKKEAEQEKEEKKPNGSAMEIDENGAQEQTAA, encoded by the exons aTGACTGCAGAAGAGGTGGTGAGTGAAGGCTGTAGCATCCCCGTCGAGGGTGAAGACATCACCCCGAAGAAAGATGGAGgtgttttaaag ATGGTCAAGAAGGAGGGTACAGGCACGGAGCTGCCTATGACCGGCGATAAAGTATTCGTACACTATGTTGGAACGCTGCTTGATGGCACGCAGTTTGACTCCAGCCGTGATCGAGGAGAGAAGTTCTCCTTTGAGCTGGGCAAAG GTCAGGTGATCAAAGCGTGGGACATCGGTGTAGCCACGATGAAGGTTGGCGAGATCTGCCAGTTGATTTGCAAGCCCGAGTATGCCTATGGAGCTGCTGGCAGCCCGCCCAAAATCCCACCCAACGCTACACTTGTGTTCCAG GTGGAGTTGTTTGAGTTTCACGGGGAGGACATCACAGATGAAGAAGACGGCGGTATTATTCGCAGGATCATCACTAAGGGGGAGGGTTACACAAAGCCTAATGAGAGTGCATCTGTGGAAG TGTGGCTGGAGGGCAGTCACGAGGAGCGCGTTTTCGATGAGCGTGAGCTGAAGTTTGAGGTGGGAGAAGGAGAGAGTTTGGGTCTGCCTCCAGGTGTGGAGAAAGCCCTGCAGTCTATGGAGCAGGGGGAAGAGGCGCTCTTCACCATCAAACCAAA GTATGGCTTTGGAACTGCTGGCAGCGACAAATTCAACATTCCACCTAATGCTACGTTGCAGTATAAAATCAAACTGAAAGCATTCGAGAAG GCCAAAGAATCCTGGGAGATGAACACGGTTGAGAAACTAGAACAGAGCGCCATCGACAAAGAGAAAGGAACTCAGTATTTTAAG GAGGGGAAATACAAGCAGGCATCCATGCAGTACAAACGCATTGTGTCCTGGTTGGAGCACGAGTCCAGCCTGCAGCCAGAGGACGAAGAGAAAGCCAAAGCACTGCGATTGGCTGCTCATCTTAACCTAGCTATGTGCTACCTAAAGCTGCAGGAGCCTAACCCTGCCGTTGAGAACTGCGACAAG GCACTGGAGCTGGACGCGAATAACGAGAAGGCCTTGTTTCGACGAGGAGAGGCACTGGTCGGCATGAAGGAGTTCGACAGGGCGAGAGCAGACTTCCAGCGCGTCTCTCAATTGTATCCAGCCAATAAAGCCGCGAAGAGCCAGATCGTGCTCTGCCAGAAACATATCAAAGAGCAACACGAGAAGGACAAGCGCCTCTATGCCAACATGTTTCAGAAGTTTGCGGAGCGAGATGCCAAA aaGGAAGCGGAGcaagaaaaggaggaaaagaaACCGAATGGTAGTGCAATGGAAATAGATGAAAACGGAGCCCAGGAACAAACTGCAGCATAA
- the fkbp4 gene encoding peptidyl-prolyl cis-trans isomerase FKBP4 isoform X2, whose product MTAEEVVSEGCSIPVEGEDITPKKDGGVLKMVKKEGTGTELPMTGDKVFVHYVGTLLDGTQFDSSRDRGEKFSFELGKGQVIKAWDIGVATMKVGEICQLICKPEYAYGAAGSPPKIPPNATLVFQVELFEFHGEDITDEEDGGIIRRIITKGEGYTKPNESASVEVWLEGSHEERVFDERELKFEVGEGESLGLPPGVEKALQSMEQGEEALFTIKPKYGFGTAGSDKFNIPPNATLQYKIKLKAFEKAKESWEMNTVEKLEQSAIDKEKGTQYFKEGKYKQASMQYKRIVSWLEHESSLQPEDEEKAKALRLAAHLNLAMCYLKLQEPNPAVENCDKALELDANNEKALFRRGEALVGMKEFDRARADFQRVSQLYPANKAAKSQIVLCQKHIKEQHEKDKRLYANMFQKFAERDAKEAEQEKEEKKPNGSAMEIDENGAQEQTAA is encoded by the exons aTGACTGCAGAAGAGGTGGTGAGTGAAGGCTGTAGCATCCCCGTCGAGGGTGAAGACATCACCCCGAAGAAAGATGGAGgtgttttaaag ATGGTCAAGAAGGAGGGTACAGGCACGGAGCTGCCTATGACCGGCGATAAAGTATTCGTACACTATGTTGGAACGCTGCTTGATGGCACGCAGTTTGACTCCAGCCGTGATCGAGGAGAGAAGTTCTCCTTTGAGCTGGGCAAAG GTCAGGTGATCAAAGCGTGGGACATCGGTGTAGCCACGATGAAGGTTGGCGAGATCTGCCAGTTGATTTGCAAGCCCGAGTATGCCTATGGAGCTGCTGGCAGCCCGCCCAAAATCCCACCCAACGCTACACTTGTGTTCCAG GTGGAGTTGTTTGAGTTTCACGGGGAGGACATCACAGATGAAGAAGACGGCGGTATTATTCGCAGGATCATCACTAAGGGGGAGGGTTACACAAAGCCTAATGAGAGTGCATCTGTGGAAG TGTGGCTGGAGGGCAGTCACGAGGAGCGCGTTTTCGATGAGCGTGAGCTGAAGTTTGAGGTGGGAGAAGGAGAGAGTTTGGGTCTGCCTCCAGGTGTGGAGAAAGCCCTGCAGTCTATGGAGCAGGGGGAAGAGGCGCTCTTCACCATCAAACCAAA GTATGGCTTTGGAACTGCTGGCAGCGACAAATTCAACATTCCACCTAATGCTACGTTGCAGTATAAAATCAAACTGAAAGCATTCGAGAAG GCCAAAGAATCCTGGGAGATGAACACGGTTGAGAAACTAGAACAGAGCGCCATCGACAAAGAGAAAGGAACTCAGTATTTTAAG GAGGGGAAATACAAGCAGGCATCCATGCAGTACAAACGCATTGTGTCCTGGTTGGAGCACGAGTCCAGCCTGCAGCCAGAGGACGAAGAGAAAGCCAAAGCACTGCGATTGGCTGCTCATCTTAACCTAGCTATGTGCTACCTAAAGCTGCAGGAGCCTAACCCTGCCGTTGAGAACTGCGACAAG GCACTGGAGCTGGACGCGAATAACGAGAAGGCCTTGTTTCGACGAGGAGAGGCACTGGTCGGCATGAAGGAGTTCGACAGGGCGAGAGCAGACTTCCAGCGCGTCTCTCAATTGTATCCAGCCAATAAAGCCGCGAAGAGCCAGATCGTGCTCTGCCAGAAACATATCAAAGAGCAACACGAGAAGGACAAGCGCCTCTATGCCAACATGTTTCAGAAGTTTGCGGAGCGAGATGCCAAA GAAGCGGAGcaagaaaaggaggaaaagaaACCGAATGGTAGTGCAATGGAAATAGATGAAAACGGAGCCCAGGAACAAACTGCAGCATAA